A stretch of Planktothrix serta PCC 8927 DNA encodes these proteins:
- the cas5 gene encoding type I-MYXAN CRISPR-associated protein Cas5/Cmx5/DevS, with protein sequence MITPLILYLDVPFVTFRESHAREMGKTYPVPPPATVYGMLLSLVGETDVYRHCGVELAIAMLSNPRKSRILRQMRRFKNLNFSEPENVNPAYQEILSNLKCLIWVRSEGEKIQPSLRERLQLAFDRPELVQRFGCLFLGESDQLIKTIKLVSEDYLEGMRQWVIKDNQCRLTLPYWVDHVGSRNTRFLRYKIEERSSLSPPDLAWTMIRSPI encoded by the coding sequence ATGATTACACCATTAATTCTCTATTTGGATGTTCCGTTTGTGACCTTTCGGGAGTCCCACGCAAGGGAAATGGGGAAAACTTATCCTGTTCCTCCTCCAGCGACGGTGTATGGGATGCTGTTGTCTTTGGTCGGGGAAACGGATGTTTATCGTCACTGTGGAGTAGAATTGGCGATCGCAATGTTATCCAACCCCAGAAAGTCTCGAATTTTGCGTCAAATGAGACGGTTTAAAAATCTTAATTTTAGCGAGCCAGAGAATGTTAATCCCGCTTATCAAGAGATTTTGTCTAATCTAAAGTGTTTGATTTGGGTTCGTTCTGAGGGAGAGAAAATACAACCAAGTTTAAGGGAGAGGCTACAGTTAGCGTTTGACCGTCCTGAGTTAGTGCAACGATTTGGCTGTTTATTTCTGGGGGAAAGTGATCAGTTGATTAAAACGATCAAACTTGTCTCGGAAGATTATTTAGAAGGGATGAGACAGTGGGTGATTAAGGATAATCAATGCAGGTTAACTTTACCCTATTGGGTTGACCATGTGGGGTCAAGAAATACCCGATTTTTGAGGTATAAGATTGAGGAAAGGTCAAGTTTATCGCCTCCTGATTTAGCGTGGACGATGATTCGATCTCCCATTTGA
- the hsdR gene encoding EcoAI/FtnUII family type I restriction enzme subunit R, with product MSERDICTKYITPALTSQGWDIMAQIREEVTLTKGRVIVRGKLTTRGEQKRADYVLYYKPGISLAVIEAKDNNHGVSDGMQQAIATAELIDVPFIFSSNGDGFMFCDRTITTGKREREIPLDQFPTQQELWHKYCVWKDIKPEIEPIITQDYYPSSDNKLLRYYQQIAINRTIEAIAKGQNRILLVMATGTGKTFTAFQIIWRLWKSKTKKRILFLADRNILIDQTRINDFKPFGSVMTKIQKRQVNKSPEIYLALYQAVSGTEEDKNIYKQFSPNFFDLIVIDECHRGSASDDSAWREILDYFNNATQIGLTATPKETEDVSNIDYFGKPIYTYSLKQGIDDGFLAPYKVIRIDLDKDLEGWKPKPGQRDK from the coding sequence TTGAGCGAACGAGATATCTGTACCAAGTATATTACACCTGCTCTGACCAGTCAGGGTTGGGATATCATGGCTCAGATTCGGGAGGAGGTAACGCTTACCAAAGGTCGGGTAATTGTTAGAGGAAAGCTTACGACTAGAGGTGAGCAAAAACGTGCAGATTATGTGCTGTATTACAAGCCTGGTATTTCACTGGCGGTGATTGAAGCGAAGGATAATAATCACGGCGTTAGCGATGGGATGCAGCAGGCGATCGCCACCGCCGAACTAATTGATGTACCATTCATTTTTAGCTCAAATGGTGATGGGTTCATGTTTTGCGATCGCACTATCACCACCGGAAAGCGAGAGCGAGAAATACCCCTTGATCAATTCCCTACACAGCAGGAACTTTGGCACAAGTATTGTGTTTGGAAGGATATTAAACCGGAAATTGAGCCAATTATTACTCAGGATTATTACCCCAGTTCAGATAATAAGCTGTTACGCTACTATCAACAGATTGCGATTAACCGCACGATTGAGGCGATCGCAAAAGGTCAAAACCGAATTCTATTAGTGATGGCGACGGGGACGGGGAAGACTTTTACCGCGTTTCAGATTATCTGGCGGTTGTGGAAGTCTAAGACGAAAAAGCGAATTTTATTTCTAGCTGACCGGAATATTTTAATTGACCAAACTAGAATTAATGACTTTAAACCCTTTGGTTCAGTGATGACTAAAATTCAGAAGCGACAGGTGAATAAGTCCCCTGAGATTTACTTAGCTTTATATCAAGCAGTATCGGGAACTGAAGAAGATAAGAATATTTATAAGCAGTTTTCGCCGAATTTCTTTGATTTAATTGTGATTGATGAATGTCACAGGGGAAGTGCCTCTGATGATTCGGCGTGGCGAGAAATCCTTGATTATTTTAACAATGCAACTCAGATAGGTTTAACAGCAACTCCGAAAGAAACTGAGGATGTTTCTAATATTGATTATTTTGGTAAACCGATTTATACTTATTCGCTAAAGCAGGGGATTGATGATGGCTTCTTGGCTCCTTATAAGGTTATTCGCATTGATTTAGATAAAGATTTAGAGGGATGGAAACCTAAGCCTGGTCAACGAGATAAGTAG
- a CDS encoding type I restriction-modification enzyme R subunit C-terminal domain-containing protein, whose protein sequence is MTKFKQIIGRGTRIDEDYGKLFFVIMDFKKATELFADRDFDGDPVQIYEPKPTDPIVPPEPGEDEVQVIDREIVRKAKPERYVVADTDVAIALIREQYYSKEGKLITESIKDYTRQTVRKQYTSLDAFLKKWNSIEQKQVIIQELQEQGVLLEALENEVGKEFDPFDLICHVVFDQPPLTRRERANNVRKRDYFNKYGEQVRAVLDALLEKYTDQGVEDIEKMDVLKVKPLSDMGTPLEILSLFGGKPKYLQTLAELKIRLYEAM, encoded by the coding sequence ATGACCAAGTTTAAACAAATTATTGGACGCGGAACCAGAATTGATGAGGATTATGGCAAGCTGTTTTTTGTGATTATGGATTTTAAGAAGGCGACAGAACTATTTGCTGATCGTGATTTTGATGGCGACCCCGTACAGATTTACGAACCTAAACCAACTGACCCTATTGTGCCACCAGAACCAGGGGAAGATGAGGTACAAGTAATTGATAGGGAAATCGTTCGTAAAGCAAAGCCAGAACGGTATGTGGTGGCTGATACGGATGTAGCGATCGCACTCATTCGAGAACAATATTACAGCAAAGAAGGCAAGCTGATTACAGAATCCATTAAGGATTACACGCGGCAAACCGTTCGCAAACAGTATACTTCTTTGGATGCGTTTCTGAAGAAATGGAATAGCATCGAACAGAAACAAGTGATTATTCAGGAGTTGCAGGAACAAGGGGTACTGCTGGAAGCATTAGAAAATGAAGTAGGGAAGGAGTTTGACCCATTTGATTTGATTTGTCATGTAGTCTTTGATCAGCCACCCCTAACTCGACGGGAACGAGCGAATAACGTGCGAAAGCGGGATTACTTCAATAAGTATGGGGAACAGGTACGGGCGGTGCTGGATGCGCTGTTAGAGAAATATACGGATCAGGGCGTTGAGGATATCGAGAAGATGGACGTACTCAAGGTGAAGCCGTTAAGCGACATGGGGACGCCTTTAGAAATTTTAAGTCTTTTTGGCGGAAAGCCCAAATACCTACAAACTCTGGCAGAATTAAAGATTCGGCTCTATGAGGCAATGTAG
- a CDS encoding type I restriction-modification system subunit M yields the protein MSISTTIKTIQDIMRKDAGVDGDAQRISQLVWMIFLKVFDSREEEYELLKDNYKSPIPEGLRWRNWAADDEGITGPNLLDFVDNALFKSLKDLRTSTDPRGRMIGKVFEDAYNYMKNGTLIRQVINKLNEVDFNKSVQKQQFSEIYEKILKDLQSAGNAGEYYTPRAVTKFIVDRVNPQLGEVLLDPACGTGGFLIAAIDHIRHHFNSADVPGILQRNIRGTEKKPLPYNLCMTNLILHGIDLPSVEHDNTLARPLRDYSPKERVDVIITNPPFGGMEEDGIESNFPASYRTRETADLFLLLIIHLLKDGGRGAIVLPDGTLFGEGVKTRIKEKLLQECNLHTIVRLPNGVFNPYTGIKTNLLFFTKGEPTEKIWYYEHPYPLGYKSYSKTKPIRFEEFQPEQNWWDNREENEFAWQVSVEDIKANNYNLDIKNPHQVDIEHTDLDEMLKHHQQLMVELNEVRSKLKFELMEALMPDE from the coding sequence ATGTCTATCAGCACGACGATTAAAACCATTCAAGACATCATGCGGAAAGATGCGGGTGTGGATGGTGACGCCCAGCGCATTAGTCAATTGGTGTGGATGATTTTCCTCAAGGTGTTTGACTCTCGTGAGGAGGAATACGAACTGCTGAAAGACAATTATAAATCGCCGATTCCAGAGGGGTTGCGATGGCGGAATTGGGCGGCAGATGATGAGGGAATTACTGGGCCTAATTTACTGGATTTTGTGGATAATGCGCTGTTTAAAAGCCTGAAGGATTTAAGAACCTCTACCGATCCGCGTGGACGGATGATTGGGAAGGTGTTTGAGGATGCCTATAACTACATGAAAAATGGCACTCTCATCCGCCAGGTAATTAACAAGCTGAATGAGGTTGATTTTAATAAGTCGGTACAAAAGCAGCAGTTTAGCGAGATTTACGAGAAAATTCTGAAGGATTTACAAAGTGCAGGAAATGCGGGGGAATATTACACGCCCCGTGCGGTGACAAAGTTTATAGTCGATCGCGTTAATCCTCAATTGGGGGAAGTGCTACTCGATCCGGCTTGTGGGACGGGTGGCTTTTTAATCGCCGCAATTGACCATATTCGCCATCATTTTAATAGTGCTGATGTGCCAGGAATATTACAGCGTAATATTCGGGGAACTGAGAAAAAGCCCTTACCTTATAACCTGTGTATGACAAATCTGATCTTGCACGGGATTGATCTGCCTTCGGTGGAACATGACAATACTTTGGCACGGCCTTTAAGAGATTATAGTCCTAAAGAACGAGTCGATGTCATTATTACTAATCCGCCCTTTGGAGGGATGGAAGAAGATGGAATTGAGAGCAATTTTCCGGCGAGTTATCGCACTAGGGAAACGGCGGATTTGTTCCTTTTGTTAATTATACACTTGTTAAAAGATGGGGGGAGAGGAGCGATCGTTCTGCCCGATGGAACACTGTTTGGGGAAGGGGTGAAAACCCGAATTAAGGAAAAGTTGCTGCAAGAGTGCAATCTCCATACCATTGTTCGTTTACCGAATGGGGTATTTAATCCTTATACGGGGATTAAAACGAATTTACTATTTTTTACTAAGGGTGAACCGACGGAAAAAATCTGGTATTATGAACACCCATACCCACTGGGTTACAAGTCTTACTCGAAAACTAAACCGATTAGATTTGAGGAGTTTCAACCGGAGCAAAATTGGTGGGATAATCGAGAGGAAAATGAGTTTGCTTGGCAGGTTTCAGTAGAGGATATTAAGGCAAATAACTACAACTTGGATATTAAGAACCCTCACCAAGTTGATATTGAACACACTGATCTCGATGAGATGCTCAAGCATCATCAACAACTGATGGTAGAATTGAATGAGGTGCGGAGTAAACTGAAGTTTGAGTTAATGGAGGCATTAATGCCGGATGAGTGA
- a CDS encoding restriction endonuclease subunit S, translating into MKIESFFSNFELLTDAPNAVVKLRELILQLAVSGKLVRQDPNDEPASILLERIRTEKERLIKEKKIRDKYPVIGIKPTEIPFKIPDSWKWVRIGDIGNVVGGGTPKTDQSEYYADHDIPWITPSDLYGLSGKFVSRGKKDISLLGLQKSSAQLMPTGTVVFSSRAPIGYVAIAKNDLSTNQGFKSCVPFCLEMSEYIYYFLKFAAREIDYQASGTTFKEISGKEFSLIMIPIPPLKEQKRIVERVDYLMSLCNTFEAKMTEVKIHQERLAEALINKTSKSLT; encoded by the coding sequence ATGAAAATAGAAAGTTTTTTTAGTAATTTTGAATTATTAACTGATGCGCCGAATGCTGTTGTTAAGTTGCGGGAACTTATTCTGCAATTGGCTGTAAGCGGTAAGCTTGTTCGTCAAGATCCTAATGATGAACCTGCTTCTATACTGCTAGAGAGAATCCGAACTGAAAAAGAGCGTTTAATTAAGGAGAAAAAGATTAGAGACAAATATCCCGTTATCGGCATCAAGCCAACTGAAATACCATTCAAGATTCCCGATAGTTGGAAATGGGTGCGTATTGGAGATATCGGAAATGTTGTAGGGGGAGGCACTCCAAAAACGGATCAATCTGAATACTACGCAGATCATGACATTCCTTGGATAACTCCATCTGACTTATATGGATTATCAGGTAAATTCGTTAGTCGGGGGAAAAAAGATATTTCTCTCCTAGGATTGCAAAAGAGTTCAGCACAGCTAATGCCAACGGGTACTGTGGTATTCTCAAGCCGTGCGCCTATAGGTTATGTTGCCATTGCTAAAAACGATTTGTCTACAAATCAGGGGTTTAAATCATGTGTTCCTTTCTGTTTAGAGATGAGCGAATATATTTATTACTTTTTGAAATTCGCTGCTAGAGAAATAGATTATCAAGCTTCTGGAACCACTTTTAAAGAGATATCAGGTAAAGAATTTAGTTTAATTATGATCCCTATCCCCCCCCTTAAAGAACAAAAGCGTATTGTTGAAAGAGTTGATTACCTTATGTCACTTTGCAATACTTTTGAAGCGAAAATGACAGAGGTAAAAATTCATCAGGAACGTTTAGCCGAAGCTTTAATAAATAAAACTTCTAAATCTCTGACCTAA
- a CDS encoding helix-turn-helix domain-containing protein has protein sequence MKKKHPWLVDIGKNIRAIRESKGLSQEELAELVEIDRTYIGGIERGERNVASLNLIRIAIALNTEVGNLFPRLDMLPLISRY, from the coding sequence ATGAAAAAGAAACATCCTTGGTTAGTTGACATCGGTAAAAATATAAGAGCTATTAGAGAATCGAAAGGGTTATCTCAAGAAGAGCTTGCTGAGTTAGTAGAGATAGACCGAACTTATATAGGAGGTATAGAAAGAGGAGAGCGTAATGTTGCCTCACTAAACCTTATTAGAATTGCTATTGCGCTTAATACCGAAGTTGGAAACTTGTTTCCAAGACTAGATATGCTTCCATTGATTTCTAGGTATTAA
- a CDS encoding MerR family transcriptional regulator, with amino-acid sequence MELTGATSNQLQSLERAGLVVPERIWNGKKKPEVYYTWEQLLDIKAIRDLRENTSLQMIRRVLDYFDKCNIDGSLRDKRIVVVGDEVFWIKEDLSDLGYQISALKVGDKRNKGIGQYTLLVLPAFQEVVDDIWDAAENSTVIDFGEFRNKAKAERSRNPKAS; translated from the coding sequence ATGGAACTGACTGGGGCGACCTCCAATCAGCTACAATCTCTTGAGCGTGCTGGATTGGTTGTGCCAGAGAGAATATGGAATGGGAAGAAGAAACCTGAAGTCTATTACACTTGGGAACAACTTCTAGATATCAAAGCTATTCGAGACCTGCGAGAAAACACCTCGCTCCAGATGATCCGCAGAGTCTTAGATTACTTTGACAAGTGCAATATAGACGGGAGCTTAAGGGATAAAAGGATTGTTGTGGTAGGTGATGAAGTCTTCTGGATAAAAGAGGACTTGTCAGATCTGGGCTATCAAATCTCAGCATTAAAAGTGGGAGACAAACGGAATAAAGGGATTGGGCAATATACGTTGCTAGTATTACCTGCTTTTCAGGAAGTAGTAGACGATATATGGGATGCTGCTGAGAACTCTACAGTAATTGACTTTGGAGAGTTTAGAAATAAAGCTAAAGCTGAACGTAGTAGGAACCCCAAAGCTTCTTAG
- a CDS encoding S8 family peptidase, protein MVKYQRNLPNFYIVEKGDSQKYTSRGGGGDGKKSLPPRDRIQHAERLQEAFEKALENYQQQKLVREPELAVGQSGFYLELQLQKSELKAVASLENKLKKIELLAVRANDEAEETVSATVFVPEKASDFFSSRIEAYRDQETIKGNPKNEQLIAPLEEINLGTVRSLFTDNLEFPSEYQQVWWEVWLRQGCLESFQRIAQILEIRITENSISFPEREVILALATVTDLSRIINNNGLIAELRLAKDLPSIFLEMDNQEQIDWVKELAHRTIVPSNNNLAICLLDSGVTRSHPLIKSALAPQDLLTCDPNWVLADNCGHGTEMAGIALYGDLCEPLIKSNRVYHLTHCLESVKILPDQGQNDPRLYGAITQEAVSRAEIKNPKRQRVICMALTSEINSNAGVPSSWSAAVDQICFESQRLMIIPVGNIRGDIMLSEYLDKNDLSPAENPSQAWNALVVGAYTDKVNIIDQKYAGWQSIAPAGDLSPRSRTSLLWRDKWPIRPDVTFEGGNLATDDPNYPGMDLDDLRLLTTYYQPNVRPFNLSGDTSAAAALCSNMAARIWAKHPEYWAETVRGLIVHSAEWTPAMLHNLPKSPSQRDKVSILLRRYGYGVPNLNRAIFSSQNDLTMICEDEFQPFHKVDGEVKTKEMNLHILPWPTQELEELRETKVEMRVTLSYFIEPNPGERGWLNKHSYASYGLRLAVKRSKESLTAFRQRINKEALKTEENVPSTKNKDKKDQDTGWFLGPKTWNRGSIHSDIWQGTAAELAQKDAIGIYPVSGWWKYNSRWEGWNNTARYALIVSIRVVDEVEVDIYTPISISNKIKQTIPINL, encoded by the coding sequence ATGGTAAAATACCAGAGGAATCTCCCTAATTTTTATATTGTAGAAAAGGGAGATAGCCAAAAATATACATCTCGCGGTGGCGGCGGAGACGGGAAGAAATCGCTTCCACCCCGCGATCGCATACAACACGCTGAAAGGTTGCAAGAAGCTTTTGAAAAAGCTCTGGAAAATTATCAGCAACAAAAATTAGTGCGCGAACCAGAACTTGCAGTTGGACAATCTGGTTTTTATTTAGAGTTACAGCTACAAAAAAGTGAACTGAAAGCGGTTGCGTCATTGGAAAATAAGCTTAAGAAAATCGAGTTGCTTGCAGTCCGAGCAAATGATGAGGCAGAGGAAACTGTATCAGCAACCGTATTTGTGCCAGAGAAGGCATCAGATTTTTTTTCTTCCAGGATAGAAGCTTACCGCGATCAGGAAACTATAAAGGGTAATCCGAAGAACGAGCAGTTAATCGCACCATTGGAAGAAATTAACTTAGGTACAGTGCGATCGCTATTCACAGACAATCTTGAATTTCCATCTGAATATCAGCAAGTATGGTGGGAAGTTTGGTTACGTCAGGGTTGTCTTGAATCTTTCCAGCGAATAGCTCAAATACTGGAGATTAGGATAACAGAAAACTCCATTAGTTTCCCTGAGAGAGAAGTAATTTTAGCATTGGCAACTGTAACAGATTTATCACGAATTATTAACAATAATGGTTTGATTGCCGAACTTCGCCTTGCTAAAGATTTACCTTCCATATTCTTGGAAATGGATAACCAAGAACAGATTGACTGGGTAAAAGAGCTTGCTCACCGCACTATCGTGCCATCAAATAATAATTTAGCTATTTGTTTGTTAGATAGCGGTGTCACACGCTCCCATCCTTTAATTAAGTCAGCCCTTGCTCCTCAAGATTTGTTGACTTGCGATCCAAACTGGGTACTGGCAGACAATTGTGGGCATGGTACTGAAATGGCTGGTATAGCTCTGTATGGCGACCTTTGTGAGCCATTGATAAAATCAAACAGGGTATATCATCTAACCCACTGTTTGGAATCTGTAAAGATACTTCCAGACCAAGGACAAAACGACCCTAGACTTTATGGAGCGATTACACAAGAGGCTGTTTCTCGTGCGGAAATCAAGAACCCGAAACGCCAGCGTGTAATTTGTATGGCTTTAACGAGTGAAATCAATAGTAATGCCGGAGTTCCCTCTTCTTGGTCGGCAGCAGTCGATCAAATCTGCTTTGAATCTCAAAGATTAATGATTATTCCGGTTGGTAATATCAGAGGGGACATTATGCTTAGTGAATATCTTGATAAAAATGATCTAAGCCCAGCAGAAAACCCCTCGCAAGCATGGAACGCACTTGTAGTCGGGGCTTATACCGATAAAGTTAATATCATCGATCAGAAATATGCTGGATGGCAATCTATTGCTCCTGCGGGCGACCTTTCACCTCGAAGTCGAACTTCTCTTTTGTGGCGTGATAAGTGGCCTATCCGACCAGATGTGACTTTTGAGGGCGGAAACCTAGCAACAGATGATCCTAATTATCCAGGGATGGATCTTGATGATTTACGACTTTTGACAACGTATTATCAACCCAATGTACGCCCATTCAACCTCTCTGGAGACACCAGTGCAGCAGCAGCTTTATGTAGCAATATGGCAGCACGTATTTGGGCTAAACATCCCGAATACTGGGCAGAAACAGTTCGTGGGTTAATCGTTCATTCTGCGGAGTGGACTCCCGCAATGCTTCATAATTTGCCTAAAAGTCCTTCCCAAAGGGACAAAGTATCGATACTACTGCGTCGATACGGTTATGGTGTTCCCAATCTGAATAGGGCAATTTTTAGCAGTCAAAATGACTTAACAATGATTTGTGAAGATGAGTTCCAGCCTTTTCATAAAGTTGATGGCGAAGTAAAAACAAAAGAAATGAACCTTCACATATTACCCTGGCCAACACAAGAGCTAGAAGAGTTGCGTGAAACAAAAGTCGAAATGCGGGTAACACTTTCATACTTTATCGAACCCAACCCTGGAGAGCGAGGATGGTTGAATAAACATTCTTACGCTTCGTATGGTTTGAGGCTTGCTGTTAAGCGTTCTAAAGAGTCTTTAACTGCTTTTAGGCAACGGATTAATAAGGAAGCGTTAAAAACTGAAGAGAATGTTCCATCTACTAAAAATAAAGATAAAAAAGATCAAGATACTGGATGGTTTCTAGGGCCTAAGACATGGAATCGGGGTTCAATCCATTCTGATATTTGGCAAGGTACTGCGGCTGAGTTGGCTCAGAAAGACGCTATTGGCATATACCCTGTTAGCGGTTGGTGGAAATATAACTCAAGGTGGGAAGGATGGAATAATACTGCTAGATACGCTCTAATTGTTTCGATCCGAGTTGTAGATGAAGTTGAAGTTGATATTTATACTCCTATTTCTATTTCCAATAAAATTAAGCAGACTATACCTATTAATCTGTAG
- a CDS encoding AAA family ATPase, translating to MSTARHVIALLKSYLEGEEQHFFSVALQMAAHEVRQGHTKIAQEIQSLVDQAKERKSAIEHKALPTSLVQSKGELVNLVSVSYSETRLTDMVLPVALKKRLERILIEQTQRHRLAEYNLKPRRKILLVGPPGSGKSMTAAALAGELKLPLFTVAYTGLITKYMGDTANQLKLIFDAMAVTRGVYFFEEFDAISSERAAVNDVGELRRVLNSWLQFLENDNSQSLIIAATNHHNLLDKALFRRFDDVIQYDLPNSEVVRNLLEARLALFNIEWNDWHHIIETANGLSQAEVVRAADEAAKAAVISKQDSISEENMICAITERKKTIFQ from the coding sequence ATGTCAACAGCCCGTCATGTTATTGCGCTCTTAAAAAGCTACCTAGAAGGTGAGGAGCAGCATTTTTTTTCTGTTGCTCTACAGATGGCTGCACATGAAGTACGACAAGGACATACCAAAATTGCTCAAGAGATCCAAAGCCTGGTTGACCAAGCAAAAGAACGTAAATCTGCTATCGAACATAAGGCTTTGCCCACGTCGCTCGTCCAGTCCAAAGGAGAATTAGTCAATCTTGTATCAGTTTCTTATTCAGAAACCAGGTTGACTGATATGGTTCTTCCTGTAGCCTTAAAAAAAAGATTAGAACGTATTCTTATAGAACAGACCCAGAGGCATCGTTTAGCCGAGTACAATCTTAAGCCTCGTCGCAAAATACTTCTGGTTGGGCCACCAGGATCGGGGAAGTCAATGACTGCTGCTGCTCTTGCTGGAGAACTGAAACTCCCGCTTTTCACTGTTGCTTATACTGGATTAATTACCAAATACATGGGTGATACGGCTAATCAACTCAAACTGATATTTGATGCAATGGCTGTAACACGAGGCGTTTATTTTTTTGAAGAATTTGATGCCATTAGTTCAGAACGGGCTGCGGTTAATGATGTTGGAGAGCTCCGTCGAGTTCTAAACTCCTGGTTGCAGTTTTTGGAGAATGATAATAGCCAGAGTCTAATCATTGCTGCGACTAATCATCATAATTTATTAGACAAGGCTCTTTTTCGACGTTTTGATGATGTTATTCAATACGACTTACCAAATTCAGAAGTTGTTCGCAATTTACTAGAAGCACGTCTAGCTCTTTTTAATATTGAGTGGAACGATTGGCATCATATTATTGAAACTGCTAATGGTCTAAGTCAAGCAGAGGTAGTTCGAGCAGCAGATGAAGCAGCTAAAGCAGCCGTAATCTCCAAACAGGATTCAATATCTGAAGAGAATATGATTTGCGCGATTACAGAACGCAAAAAAACTATCTTTCAGTAA
- a CDS encoding TniQ family protein, with translation MSIYSELWSPKPLEIPQRSRLFCLEPIAVGTPYAESLSSYINRLAQAHCLTSQKLVMGEIAPLILKDEDQSELLSKNLSHLLGNSDAKPAINGMREMTEKLVTVLEELTRRQDLRFLTLLSWKGMIHDQGLFRNYRAWCPCCWEVWKQEKKTVYEPLLWSFKDVEVCLIHKQRLVEVCPHCGSSLPVMARTSPAGFCSRCYGWLGQEIKGEEEIEKYRVNIQGISELIVLTPQLEYQPIPIELTRKLQLISLVFEQAIEKDLKFLGELGGIIESLKIASIQNQNQPYHLVKLIIPVCEKAKISISQLFLLNFKNFVEILFKNFAIELKL, from the coding sequence ATGAGTATTTACTCAGAGCTTTGGAGTCCAAAACCTTTAGAAATCCCCCAACGGAGTCGGTTATTTTGTCTTGAACCTATTGCAGTAGGAACTCCCTACGCAGAAAGTCTTAGTAGTTATATCAATCGTTTGGCGCAGGCGCATTGTTTAACTTCCCAAAAGCTCGTGATGGGTGAAATTGCCCCTCTTATCCTTAAAGATGAGGATCAATCTGAGCTATTGTCAAAAAATCTCAGTCACCTATTGGGAAATAGCGATGCTAAACCAGCCATCAACGGAATGCGGGAAATGACGGAAAAGTTAGTAACTGTCTTAGAAGAGTTAACTAGGCGTCAGGATTTACGTTTTTTGACTCTTTTAAGTTGGAAAGGAATGATTCATGACCAAGGATTATTTCGGAATTACCGCGCTTGGTGTCCTTGTTGTTGGGAAGTGTGGAAGCAGGAGAAGAAGACGGTCTATGAACCCTTATTATGGTCATTTAAGGATGTAGAAGTTTGTTTAATTCATAAACAGCGATTAGTAGAAGTATGCCCTCATTGCGGTTCCAGTTTACCTGTAATGGCTAGGACTTCACCTGCGGGATTTTGTTCTCGTTGTTATGGGTGGTTAGGACAGGAAATTAAAGGTGAAGAAGAAATAGAGAAATATCGAGTTAATATTCAAGGAATTAGTGAATTAATTGTACTTACTCCCCAATTAGAATATCAACCCATCCCAATTGAGTTAACCCGAAAATTACAATTAATTTCTTTAGTGTTTGAACAAGCGATTGAGAAAGATTTGAAGTTCTTGGGAGAACTAGGGGGAATCATAGAATCCTTAAAGATAGCATCAATACAAAATCAAAATCAACCTTATCATTTGGTGAAGTTGATTATTCCTGTTTGTGAGAAAGCGAAGATTAGTATATCCCAGTTATTTTTGTTAAATTTTAAAAATTTTGTAGAGATATTGTTTAAGAATTTTGCTATTGAATTAAAGCTGTAA